Proteins encoded in a region of the Saccharothrix ecbatanensis genome:
- a CDS encoding cytidine deaminase yields the protein MVDIDWDSLRARAIEAAQSAYCPYSGLQVGAAAVCSDGRIVVGCNVENAAYGVGLCAECTLAGQFFLTGGGKLVALACRSGAGDLLMPCGRCRQVIYELGGGTCLIDTPSGVLPMTSVLPDAFGPEDLP from the coding sequence GTGGTTGACATCGACTGGGATTCGCTGCGGGCGCGTGCCATCGAGGCCGCCCAGTCCGCTTACTGCCCGTACAGCGGGTTGCAGGTCGGTGCGGCGGCGGTGTGCTCGGACGGGCGGATCGTCGTCGGCTGCAACGTCGAGAACGCCGCCTACGGCGTGGGCCTGTGCGCCGAGTGCACGTTGGCGGGTCAGTTCTTCCTGACCGGCGGCGGCAAGCTGGTGGCCCTGGCGTGCCGCAGCGGCGCCGGTGACCTGCTCATGCCGTGCGGCCGGTGCCGTCAGGTGATCTACGAGCTGGGCGGCGGCACGTGCCTGATCGACACGCCGTCCGGTGTGCTGCCGATGACCTCGGTGCTGCCCGACGCATTCGGCCCGGAGGACCTCCCATGA
- a CDS encoding ABC transporter permease translates to MSASLMNPAEAPLAVPPPRRARRIPGWAIGALGVAGAVVLLSTTSYLTGVPQLTSTGTIQTAVRLALPILLAALGGLWAERAGVVNIGLEGMMIMGTWGAAWAGYQWGPWAALVSAAVFGALGGLLHAIATVTFGVNHIVSGVAINLLGAGLTKYLSTLIFFPLSHNPRESPSVPKFDTYSASGLSDWLGTLEAQQRVGLSDVAGILRGLITGVSPLTMLAILLVVGSYLVLWRTRFGLRLRSCGENPVAAESLGVNVYRYKYLAVIASGALAGIGGAALVLNPGQPGYLEGQTNGRGFIGLAAMIFGNWRPGGLLGGAALFGYADGLQLRSGGKTFLALIYGAVLLLVVIVIWQLVRRRWFAAAFGILAAGLLYAIYYSVDEVPSELTTYAPHLVTLIVLAVASQRLRMPAADGVVYRRG, encoded by the coding sequence ATGAGTGCTTCGTTGATGAATCCGGCCGAGGCTCCGCTGGCCGTTCCGCCGCCTCGTCGTGCACGTCGGATCCCGGGCTGGGCCATCGGCGCGCTGGGCGTGGCGGGCGCGGTCGTGCTGCTGTCCACCACGTCGTACCTGACCGGTGTGCCGCAGTTGACGTCAACCGGCACCATCCAGACCGCGGTGCGGCTGGCGTTGCCGATCCTCCTGGCGGCCCTCGGCGGCCTCTGGGCGGAACGCGCGGGCGTGGTGAACATCGGCCTCGAAGGCATGATGATCATGGGCACGTGGGGCGCGGCGTGGGCCGGGTACCAGTGGGGTCCGTGGGCGGCGTTGGTATCGGCCGCCGTGTTCGGTGCGCTGGGCGGGTTGCTGCACGCGATCGCGACCGTGACGTTCGGCGTGAACCACATCGTGTCCGGTGTGGCGATCAACCTGCTCGGGGCGGGGTTGACCAAGTACCTGTCCACGCTGATCTTCTTCCCGCTGTCGCACAACCCGCGCGAGTCGCCGTCCGTGCCGAAGTTCGACACGTACTCGGCGTCCGGGCTGTCGGACTGGCTCGGGACCTTGGAGGCGCAGCAGCGGGTCGGGCTGTCGGACGTCGCGGGCATCCTGCGCGGGCTGATCACCGGTGTGTCGCCGTTGACGATGCTGGCGATCCTGCTGGTGGTCGGCAGCTACCTGGTGCTGTGGCGGACCCGGTTCGGGTTGAGGCTGCGGTCGTGCGGTGAGAACCCGGTGGCGGCGGAGTCGTTGGGCGTCAACGTCTACCGGTACAAGTACCTCGCGGTGATCGCCTCGGGCGCGTTGGCCGGTATCGGTGGCGCGGCGCTCGTGCTCAACCCCGGTCAGCCCGGGTACCTCGAAGGCCAGACGAACGGCCGCGGGTTCATCGGCCTGGCCGCGATGATCTTCGGCAACTGGCGGCCCGGTGGGCTGCTCGGCGGCGCGGCCCTGTTCGGCTACGCCGACGGTCTTCAACTCCGCTCCGGTGGCAAGACGTTCCTGGCGCTGATTTACGGCGCGGTGCTGCTGCTGGTGGTCATCGTGATCTGGCAGCTGGTTCGCCGCCGGTGGTTCGCCGCCGCATTCGGTATCCTGGCAGCAGGTCTTCTGTATGCAATCTACTACTCGGTGGACGAAGTGCCGAGCGAGCTGACGACCTACGCGCCGCACCTGGTGACGTTGATCGTGCTGGCGGTCGCGTCCCAACGATTGCGCATGCCCGCCGCCGACGGGGTGGTGTACCGCCGTGGTTGA
- a CDS encoding ABC transporter permease, whose product MGMLRGKLLPPVLAILFSALLCGIALMVSGANPLRAFGVMLGQIGQGTTAVDIINSTGTYYIAALAVAIGFQMNLFNIGVEGQYRVAAVVAAVVGGSIVLPPGLHALVIILTAAVAGALWAAVPAILKVTRGVNEVISTIMMNGLALGLAAYLIGSDVFGELRGNNIRTPEIPHSGWVPGISFGSSGTVFGLVFLAALLGIGYWVMMNRTRFGFELRASGESSTAAAAGGVNAKKMILIAMLLSGAIAGLVSMPEILGRDHTYNLNFPAGIGFSGIAIALLGRNHPGGIAFGALLWAFLDKSGLALDNVGVPREIVTIMQGAIVLSVVVAYEVVRRFELAAQQRQVGRQLGTVDAA is encoded by the coding sequence ATGGGAATGTTGCGCGGCAAGCTCTTGCCGCCCGTGCTGGCGATCCTGTTCTCCGCCCTGCTGTGCGGAATCGCGCTGATGGTGTCCGGCGCGAACCCGCTGCGGGCGTTCGGGGTGATGCTGGGCCAGATCGGTCAGGGCACCACCGCCGTCGACATCATCAACAGCACCGGCACTTACTACATCGCGGCGCTCGCGGTGGCGATCGGGTTCCAGATGAACCTGTTCAACATCGGTGTCGAGGGCCAGTACCGGGTCGCCGCGGTCGTCGCGGCCGTGGTCGGCGGCTCGATCGTGCTGCCGCCCGGACTGCACGCCCTGGTGATCATCCTGACGGCCGCCGTCGCCGGCGCGCTGTGGGCAGCGGTCCCGGCGATCCTCAAGGTCACGCGCGGCGTCAACGAGGTCATCTCGACCATCATGATGAACGGGCTGGCGCTCGGCCTGGCCGCGTACCTGATCGGCTCGGACGTGTTCGGCGAGTTGCGCGGCAACAACATCCGCACGCCGGAGATCCCGCACAGCGGCTGGGTGCCCGGCATCTCGTTCGGCTCGTCCGGCACGGTGTTCGGCCTGGTGTTCCTGGCCGCGCTGCTCGGCATCGGCTACTGGGTGATGATGAACCGCACCCGGTTCGGCTTCGAACTGCGGGCGTCGGGCGAGTCGTCCACGGCCGCTGCCGCCGGTGGCGTGAACGCCAAGAAGATGATCCTGATCGCGATGCTGCTGTCCGGCGCGATCGCGGGTCTGGTGTCGATGCCCGAGATCCTGGGCCGCGACCACACGTACAACCTGAACTTCCCGGCCGGGATCGGGTTCTCCGGTATCGCGATCGCGTTGCTGGGGCGCAACCACCCGGGCGGTATCGCGTTCGGTGCTTTGCTGTGGGCGTTCCTGGACAAGTCCGGCCTCGCGCTGGACAACGTGGGCGTGCCCAGGGAGATCGTGACGATCATGCAGGGGGCGATCGTGCTGTCGGTCGTCGTCGCGTACGAGGTGGTCCGCCGGTTCGAACTGGCCGCTCAGCAGCGACAGGTCGGTCGGCAGCTCGGGACGGTGGATGCGGCATGA
- a CDS encoding ABC transporter ATP-binding protein, whose protein sequence is MSSPTPAVVLSGITKRFPGVVANSDVHLSVQVGEVHALCGENGAGKSTLMKILYGMQQPDEGTIEVAGEQVRFRTPADAIKAGIGMVHQHFMLADNLTVQENVVLGAESLHGIGGKARKRIQELAAATGLTVDPGVLVERLGVADRQRVEILKVLYRGAKVIILDEPTAVLVPQEVDELFATLRGMQQQGFTFLFISHKLDEVRAIADSVTVIRRGTTVGTADPKTVSSRQLAEMMVGSELPSPETRESTVTDRVVLRVENLGLVAAEGTRPVLDNIDLVVRAGEILGIAGVEGNGQTELVETIMGMRKAHHGRVLVGDRDVTRLGTLARREAGIGYIPEDRHRQGLLLTQPLWANRILGHQTRRPVSKGQWLDLAGAKQDTARIVEDFDVRTPSIDVAAVALSGGNQQKLVVGRELSGDPVLLIASHPTRGVDVGAQALIWDEIKNARARGLAVLLISADLDELIGLSDTIRVMLRGRLVADADPATVTPEDLGSAMTGAGATSTAVAEHATGAEKASESEGE, encoded by the coding sequence ATGAGCAGTCCCACCCCTGCCGTCGTCCTGTCGGGCATCACCAAGCGCTTCCCCGGTGTCGTCGCAAACAGCGACGTCCACCTCAGCGTCCAGGTCGGCGAAGTGCACGCGCTGTGCGGTGAGAACGGCGCCGGCAAGTCCACCCTGATGAAGATCCTGTACGGGATGCAGCAGCCCGACGAGGGCACCATCGAAGTGGCGGGCGAGCAGGTCCGGTTCCGCACCCCCGCCGACGCGATCAAGGCCGGCATCGGCATGGTGCACCAGCACTTCATGCTCGCCGACAACCTGACCGTGCAGGAGAACGTCGTGCTCGGCGCGGAGTCGCTGCACGGCATCGGCGGCAAGGCGCGCAAGCGCATCCAGGAGTTGGCGGCGGCCACCGGCCTGACCGTCGACCCCGGTGTCCTGGTCGAGCGCCTCGGCGTGGCCGACCGGCAGCGGGTCGAGATCCTGAAGGTGCTGTACCGCGGCGCCAAGGTGATCATCCTGGACGAGCCGACCGCGGTGCTCGTGCCGCAGGAGGTGGACGAGCTGTTCGCCACCCTGCGCGGCATGCAGCAACAGGGCTTCACGTTCCTGTTCATCTCGCACAAGCTCGACGAGGTGCGCGCGATCGCCGACTCCGTCACGGTCATCCGCCGCGGCACCACGGTCGGCACCGCGGACCCGAAGACGGTCAGCTCCCGCCAGTTGGCCGAGATGATGGTCGGCAGCGAGCTGCCCAGCCCGGAGACCCGCGAGTCCACGGTCACCGACCGCGTCGTGCTGCGGGTGGAGAACCTGGGCCTGGTCGCGGCCGAGGGCACCCGGCCGGTGCTGGACAACATCGACCTGGTGGTGCGCGCGGGCGAGATCCTCGGCATCGCGGGCGTCGAGGGCAACGGCCAGACCGAGCTGGTCGAGACGATCATGGGCATGCGCAAGGCCCACCACGGCCGCGTGCTGGTCGGCGACCGCGACGTGACCCGGCTGGGCACGCTGGCACGGCGTGAAGCGGGCATCGGCTACATCCCCGAGGACCGGCACCGCCAAGGCCTGCTGCTCACGCAGCCGCTGTGGGCGAACCGCATCCTCGGCCACCAGACCCGCCGTCCCGTCTCGAAGGGCCAGTGGCTGGACCTCGCGGGCGCGAAGCAGGACACGGCGCGCATCGTCGAGGACTTCGACGTGCGCACGCCGAGCATCGACGTCGCCGCCGTCGCGCTGTCCGGCGGCAACCAGCAGAAGCTCGTGGTGGGCCGTGAGCTGTCCGGTGACCCGGTGCTGCTCATCGCGTCCCACCCGACCCGCGGTGTCGACGTCGGCGCGCAGGCCCTGATCTGGGACGAGATCAAGAACGCCCGCGCGCGCGGCCTGGCCGTGCTGCTGATCTCGGCGGACCTGGACGAGCTGATCGGCCTGTCCGACACCATCCGGGTGATGCTGCGCGGTCGCCTGGTCGCGGACGCCGACCCGGCCACGGTCACCCCGGAAGACCTCGGCAGTGCGATGACCGGCGCGGGCGCCACGAGCACCGCCGTCGCCGAGCACGCCACTGGCGCCGAGAAGGCGTCGGAATCGGAAGGCGAGTAA
- a CDS encoding BMP family lipoprotein gives MRGLAVAAIALTSVLSMAACAKDTGGTQGSGSTNTAEGCKLADKPPAAAATSSKAASDEKVDGSALKVGLAYDIGGRGDASFNDSAAAGLDKAKADLGIKPENVKELTAAPNEPEDAKLTRLRQLASEGFSPIIGVGFAYAESLAVVAPEFPNIKFAIVDGAVEGAANVTPLLFAEEQGSFLAGVIAAYQSKKCHVGFVGGVEIPLIQKFDAGYEQGAKAAAPDIKIEKKYLTPAGDFTGFQDPTKGGEAATGQIESGADVLYHAAGASGKGVFSAAKTAGVKAIGVDSDQYNQKTVEESKDVIVSSMLKRVDVAVFELIRAVAKNDLASLPKVFDLSVDGVGYATSGGKIDDNLKGVLEGYKAQIIEGKIKVKSAP, from the coding sequence ATGCGTGGCCTCGCGGTGGCCGCGATCGCGCTGACCAGCGTTCTGTCGATGGCCGCCTGCGCCAAGGACACTGGCGGAACCCAGGGGTCCGGGTCGACCAACACCGCCGAGGGCTGCAAGCTGGCTGACAAGCCGCCGGCAGCCGCCGCGACCTCCAGCAAGGCCGCCTCGGACGAGAAGGTCGACGGCAGCGCCCTGAAGGTGGGCCTGGCTTACGACATCGGCGGTCGGGGCGACGCGTCGTTCAACGACTCCGCCGCGGCCGGCCTGGACAAGGCCAAGGCAGACCTGGGCATCAAGCCGGAGAACGTCAAGGAGCTGACCGCCGCGCCGAACGAGCCGGAGGACGCCAAGCTCACCCGGCTCCGCCAGCTCGCGAGCGAGGGCTTCAGCCCGATCATCGGTGTCGGCTTCGCCTACGCCGAGTCGCTGGCCGTCGTCGCGCCCGAGTTCCCGAACATCAAGTTCGCGATCGTGGACGGTGCGGTCGAGGGCGCGGCGAACGTGACTCCGCTGCTGTTCGCCGAGGAGCAGGGCTCCTTCCTGGCGGGCGTCATCGCCGCCTACCAGTCCAAGAAGTGCCACGTCGGCTTCGTCGGCGGTGTCGAGATCCCGCTGATCCAGAAGTTCGACGCCGGCTACGAGCAGGGCGCCAAGGCCGCCGCGCCGGACATCAAGATCGAGAAGAAGTACCTGACCCCGGCGGGCGACTTCACCGGCTTCCAGGACCCGACCAAGGGTGGCGAGGCCGCGACCGGTCAGATCGAGTCCGGCGCCGACGTGCTCTACCACGCTGCCGGCGCGTCCGGCAAGGGCGTGTTCTCGGCCGCGAAGACGGCCGGCGTCAAGGCGATCGGCGTCGACTCCGACCAGTACAACCAGAAGACGGTCGAGGAGTCGAAGGACGTCATCGTGTCGTCCATGCTCAAGCGGGTCGACGTCGCGGTGTTCGAGCTCATCCGCGCGGTCGCCAAGAACGACCTGGCGAGCCTGCCGAAGGTGTTCGACCTGTCCGTCGACGGTGTCGGCTACGCCACCTCCGGCGGCAAGATCGACGACAACCTGAAGGGCGTCCTCGAGGGCTACAAGGCCCAGATCATCGAGGGCAAGATCAAGGTCAAGTCCGCGCCGTAG
- a CDS encoding YbaB/EbfC family nucleoid-associated protein has translation MDPQQWLDNFEAKLADLQRKSADLQENVENSQATVASPDGAVTITVGPNGGLLNIQLGHRATELGSARLTALIMQTAKVAQKQAAQKVMAAFEPIGEGTEAMRMVSDAIPDDDEPRDDVPDYVEPDDVEPEPVPAAPRPAPQMQMPSRPVRRTHAGDDEDDENHPW, from the coding sequence TTGGACCCCCAGCAGTGGCTCGACAACTTCGAGGCCAAGCTGGCCGATCTCCAGCGGAAGTCGGCGGACCTCCAGGAGAACGTCGAGAACTCGCAGGCCACGGTCGCCAGCCCGGACGGCGCCGTGACCATCACGGTCGGCCCCAACGGCGGCCTGCTGAACATCCAGCTCGGCCACCGCGCCACCGAACTCGGCTCCGCCCGCCTCACCGCCCTGATCATGCAGACGGCCAAGGTCGCGCAGAAGCAGGCCGCGCAGAAGGTGATGGCCGCGTTCGAACCGATCGGCGAGGGCACCGAGGCCATGCGGATGGTGAGCGACGCCATCCCGGACGACGACGAGCCGCGGGACGACGTGCCGGACTACGTCGAACCTGATGACGTCGAGCCCGAACCGGTCCCCGCCGCGCCTCGGCCCGCACCCCAGATGCAGATGCCGTCGCGGCCGGTGCGCAGAACGCACGCCGGTGACGACGAGGACGACGAGAACCACCCCTGGTGA
- a CDS encoding WXG100 family type VII secretion target: MTAPDTPISSPPGMEITEKNKYKGSMFISAWDEMITTIGKDAETETEKALDITFAAIGTASSMAMLAVDPLGSLFAAGIGWLIEHVSFLKEPLDQLMGDPEEIEANVEATKKQAAELRVLAEDHRRELATFDGWSGASSEAFQKNMESMGQELDALANAVEQKAKIVAICGVLVSVLRDIVRDLIAQLLGSLLAGALIAAATAVITFGASIAAYIGFAVGKAVALGVNIASRIARLTAALARQMGRIKNLDEITENVGKGWNRFENVADVAEVGYESWKAQKGVDREIDKALAKDVQDDKVSDANKSAEEANERYSKAKEAETAAAEEAKKANEDVNAAATKASQANDKANAFVEEANAAAARGDQAGRDAAMVKYEAAKVEADAARGEAAQAAERAARESRDVAEAAKASNEALTASKPADEAAKAAYEEYKRNNPGPDDPARTSAEGDMSVKNDAAKAANATYEQANVDYTAANAAAAEANAKAFASGSEADIKAAEEASRKAEQAGTSVDQAANDAKSAGEAAKSSYESFQSQYSQPASTETSTSSVQV; the protein is encoded by the coding sequence ATGACCGCCCCCGACACCCCGATCTCCTCGCCACCGGGCATGGAGATCACCGAGAAGAACAAGTACAAGGGCTCCATGTTCATCTCGGCCTGGGACGAGATGATCACCACGATCGGCAAGGACGCGGAGACCGAGACCGAGAAGGCCCTCGACATCACGTTCGCCGCGATCGGCACGGCGTCGTCCATGGCCATGCTGGCGGTCGACCCGCTCGGCTCGTTGTTCGCGGCGGGCATCGGCTGGCTGATCGAGCACGTGTCGTTCCTGAAGGAACCGCTCGACCAGCTCATGGGCGACCCTGAGGAGATCGAGGCCAACGTCGAGGCGACCAAGAAGCAGGCCGCCGAGCTCCGGGTGCTGGCCGAGGACCACCGCCGCGAGCTGGCCACGTTCGACGGGTGGAGCGGGGCGTCGTCCGAGGCGTTCCAGAAGAACATGGAGTCGATGGGCCAGGAGCTGGACGCGCTGGCCAACGCCGTCGAGCAGAAGGCCAAGATCGTCGCGATCTGCGGCGTGCTGGTGTCCGTGCTGCGCGACATCGTGCGCGACCTGATCGCCCAGCTGCTCGGGTCGCTGCTGGCGGGCGCGCTGATCGCCGCCGCCACCGCGGTCATCACGTTCGGCGCGTCGATCGCGGCCTACATCGGCTTCGCGGTCGGCAAGGCCGTGGCGCTCGGCGTGAACATCGCGTCCCGGATCGCCCGGCTGACCGCGGCGCTGGCCAGGCAGATGGGCCGGATCAAGAACCTCGACGAGATCACCGAGAACGTCGGCAAGGGCTGGAACCGGTTCGAGAACGTCGCCGACGTGGCCGAGGTGGGCTACGAGTCGTGGAAGGCGCAGAAGGGCGTCGACCGCGAGATCGACAAGGCGTTGGCGAAGGACGTGCAGGACGACAAGGTCAGCGACGCCAACAAGAGCGCCGAAGAGGCCAACGAGCGGTACAGCAAGGCCAAGGAAGCGGAGACCGCTGCCGCCGAGGAGGCCAAGAAGGCCAACGAGGACGTGAACGCGGCGGCCACGAAGGCGAGCCAGGCCAACGACAAGGCCAACGCGTTCGTCGAGGAGGCCAACGCCGCCGCCGCGCGCGGTGACCAGGCGGGCCGGGACGCGGCGATGGTCAAGTACGAGGCGGCCAAGGTCGAGGCGGACGCGGCGCGTGGCGAGGCGGCACAGGCGGCGGAGAGGGCGGCGCGGGAGAGCCGCGACGTCGCCGAGGCGGCCAAGGCCAGCAACGAGGCGTTGACCGCGTCGAAGCCCGCCGACGAGGCCGCGAAGGCCGCGTACGAGGAGTACAAGCGGAACAACCCCGGGCCGGACGACCCGGCGCGCACGTCCGCCGAAGGTGACATGTCGGTCAAGAACGACGCCGCGAAGGCCGCGAACGCCACGTACGAGCAGGCGAACGTGGACTACACGGCGGCCAACGCGGCGGCGGCCGAGGCCAACGCCAAGGCGTTCGCTTCCGGCAGTGAAGCCGACATCAAGGCCGCCGAGGAGGCGTCGCGCAAGGCGGAGCAGGCGGGCACGAGCGTCGATCAGGCGGCCAACGACGCCAAGTCCGCGGGCGAGGCGGCGAAGTCGAGCTACGAGTCGTTCCAGTCGCAGTACTCGCAGCCCGCTTCGACCGAGACGTCCACCAGTTCCGTCCAGGTCTGA
- the sdhC gene encoding succinate dehydrogenase, cytochrome b556 subunit: MAGTTAPERAGTRKGVGTLYRGDLGMWSWVAHRITGVLTFFFLFAHVLDTALVRVSPDAYDKVIETYKNPIVNLFEVGLVGAVLYHALNGIRVLLVDFWAKGPKYQKQMLWAILGVWVLVMIPGTYFMLVRTVSNLLGGGH, translated from the coding sequence ATGGCCGGCACCACCGCACCCGAGCGGGCGGGCACCCGTAAAGGGGTCGGAACGCTCTACCGCGGCGACCTGGGGATGTGGTCCTGGGTCGCGCACCGCATCACCGGTGTGTTGACGTTCTTCTTCCTGTTCGCGCACGTCCTGGACACCGCACTGGTGCGGGTGTCCCCGGACGCGTACGACAAGGTCATCGAGACCTACAAGAACCCGATCGTCAACCTGTTCGAGGTCGGCCTCGTCGGCGCGGTCCTCTACCACGCGCTCAACGGCATCAGGGTGCTGCTCGTCGACTTCTGGGCCAAGGGCCCCAAGTACCAGAAGCAGATGCTGTGGGCGATCCTCGGCGTCTGGGTGCTCGTGATGATCCCCGGCACCTACTTCATGCTGGTCCGCACGGTGTCCAACCTGCTCGGTGGGGGTCACTGA
- a CDS encoding succinate dehydrogenase hydrophobic membrane anchor subunit, producing the protein MSEPLILDKPRSPRRPAARRSNFELHSWLFMRISGVALVVLVLGHLFIMNVLDGGVHRINFGFVAGRWASPFWQFWDLAMLWLAQIHGGNGLRTVINDYARKDATRFWLKVLLYVSMVLIIALGTYVIFTFDPNITD; encoded by the coding sequence ATGAGTGAACCGCTCATCCTCGACAAGCCGCGCTCGCCTCGCCGCCCGGCCGCCCGCCGCAGCAACTTCGAGCTGCACAGCTGGCTCTTCATGCGCATCTCCGGTGTGGCGCTCGTCGTGCTCGTGCTCGGGCACCTGTTCATCATGAACGTGCTCGACGGCGGCGTGCACCGGATCAACTTCGGCTTCGTCGCCGGCCGGTGGGCCTCGCCGTTCTGGCAGTTCTGGGACCTGGCCATGCTGTGGCTGGCCCAGATCCACGGCGGCAACGGCCTGCGCACCGTGATCAACGACTACGCCCGCAAGGACGCGACCCGGTTCTGGCTCAAGGTGCTGCTCTACGTCTCGATGGTGCTGATCATCGCCCTCGGCACGTACGTGATCTTCACCTTCGACCCGAACATCACCGACTGA
- the sdhA gene encoding succinate dehydrogenase flavoprotein subunit produces MQFHKYDVVIIGAGGAGMRAAIESGQRARTAVLTKLYPTRSHTGAAQGGMCAALANVEEDNWEWHTFDTIKGGDYLVDQDAAEIMAKEAIDAVLDLEKMGLPFNRTPEGKIDQRRFGGHTRNHGEAAVRRACYAADRTGHMILQTLYQNCVKHGIEFFNEFYVLDICMTETADGPVCTGAVAYELASGEIHVFQAKSVVFATGGFGKVFKTTSNAHTLTGDGMGIVFRKGLPLEDMEFYQFHPTGLAGLGILLTEGARGEGAILRNGSGERFMERYAPTIKDLAPRDIVARSMALEVLEGRGAGPNKDYVLLDCTHLGAEVLETKLPDITEFARTYLAVDPVKEPVPVYPTAHYAMGGIPTNVHGEVLRDNDNVVPGLYAAGECACVSVHGANRLGTNSLLDINVFGRRAGIAAAEYALAHDHVELPENPAAQVEAQVALVLSEHGEERVADIRTELQATMDANASVYRTEDTLKTALHDVQALKERYQRITVQDKGKRFNTDLLEAVELGFLLELAEVLVVGALARKESRGGHAREDYPNRDDTNFMRHSMYYKQGDGLAADIRLDYKPVTFTRYQPMERKY; encoded by the coding sequence ATGCAGTTCCACAAGTACGACGTCGTGATCATCGGTGCCGGCGGCGCCGGTATGCGCGCGGCGATCGAGTCCGGCCAGCGCGCCCGCACGGCCGTGCTCACCAAGCTGTACCCGACCAGGTCCCACACGGGCGCCGCGCAGGGCGGCATGTGCGCCGCGCTGGCGAACGTGGAAGAGGACAACTGGGAGTGGCACACCTTCGACACGATCAAGGGCGGCGACTACCTGGTCGACCAGGACGCCGCCGAGATCATGGCGAAGGAGGCCATCGACGCGGTCCTCGACCTGGAGAAGATGGGCCTGCCGTTCAACCGCACGCCCGAGGGCAAGATCGACCAGCGGCGGTTCGGCGGCCACACCCGCAACCACGGTGAAGCGGCCGTGCGCCGGGCCTGCTACGCGGCCGACCGCACCGGCCACATGATCCTCCAGACGCTGTACCAGAACTGCGTCAAGCACGGCATCGAGTTCTTCAACGAGTTCTACGTGCTCGACATCTGCATGACCGAGACCGCCGACGGCCCGGTCTGCACCGGCGCGGTGGCCTACGAGCTGGCGTCCGGCGAGATCCACGTGTTCCAGGCGAAGTCCGTGGTGTTCGCCACCGGCGGCTTCGGCAAGGTCTTCAAGACCACGTCCAACGCGCACACGCTCACCGGCGACGGCATGGGCATCGTGTTCCGCAAGGGCCTGCCGCTGGAGGACATGGAGTTCTACCAGTTCCACCCGACCGGTCTCGCGGGCCTGGGCATCCTGTTGACCGAGGGCGCGCGCGGTGAGGGCGCAATCCTCCGCAACGGCTCCGGCGAGCGGTTCATGGAGCGGTACGCGCCGACCATCAAGGACCTCGCGCCGCGCGACATCGTGGCCCGGTCGATGGCGTTGGAGGTGCTGGAAGGCCGCGGCGCCGGTCCGAACAAGGACTACGTGCTGCTGGACTGCACGCACCTCGGCGCCGAGGTGCTGGAGACGAAGCTCCCCGACATCACCGAGTTCGCCCGCACGTACCTCGCGGTCGACCCGGTGAAGGAGCCGGTGCCGGTCTACCCGACCGCGCACTACGCGATGGGTGGCATCCCGACCAACGTGCACGGCGAAGTGCTGCGGGACAACGACAACGTCGTGCCGGGCCTGTACGCCGCCGGCGAGTGCGCCTGCGTGTCCGTGCACGGCGCGAACCGCCTGGGCACCAACTCGCTGCTGGACATCAACGTGTTCGGCCGCCGCGCGGGCATCGCCGCCGCCGAGTACGCGTTGGCGCACGACCACGTCGAGCTGCCGGAGAACCCCGCCGCGCAGGTCGAGGCGCAGGTGGCGCTGGTCCTGTCCGAGCACGGCGAGGAGCGCGTGGCGGACATCCGCACCGAGCTCCAGGCCACGATGGACGCCAACGCGTCGGTGTACCGCACCGAGGACACGCTCAAGACGGCGCTGCACGACGTGCAGGCGTTGAAGGAGCGGTACCAGCGGATCACCGTGCAGGACAAGGGGAAGCGGTTCAACACCGACCTGCTGGAAGCCGTCGAGCTGGGCTTCCTGCTGGAGCTGGCCGAAGTTCTCGTCGTGGGCGCGCTGGCGCGCAAGGAGTCCCGCGGCGGCCACGCGCGTGAGGACTACCCGAACCGCGACGACACGAACTTCATGCGCCACAGCATGTACTACAAGCAGGGCGACGGCTTGGCGGCCGACATCCGGCTCGACTACAAGCCCGTGACGTTCACCCGGTACCAGCCGATGGAGCGCAAGTACTGA